A genomic segment from Lutzomyia longipalpis isolate SR_M1_2022 chromosome 3, ASM2433408v1 encodes:
- the LOC129792131 gene encoding peptidoglycan-recognition protein LF-like has product MQQQQKKPEDTKFESTEDEKEKIKSCWCYGSVCTGWLLFLFSVVSIIMIVVFLSMRGDPDCHELSDSESEEEESTTIDIEHSPPTDDEHLLRIVSRNEWEARPELNEPVHLHLPTKRVILAHTATDNCTTLVDCIKIVKDLQKFHMDTHGWDDIGYNFLVGGDGSAYEGRGWEKQGAHTKNYNVNAIGIAFIGTFNKVTPPEEQLRAFRNLLQWGIDSKKLDEMYKLFGHRQFSPTSSPGQVLYDIIKKWPHWSENIN; this is encoded by the exons atgcagcagcagcaaaagaAACCTGAAGATACAAAATTTGAAAGTACCGAAgatgaaaaggagaaaattaagagCTGCTGGTGCTATGGAAGTGTTTGCACGGGATGgcttctctttctcttcagTGTGGTCAGTATTATAATGATTGTGGTCTTCCTGAGTATGAGAGGTGATCCCGATTGTCATGAATTGAGTGATTCGGAATCCGAAGAAGAGGAATCCACGACAATTGACATTGAGCACAGTCCCCCAACGGATGATGAGCATCTCCTGCGTATTGTGAGTCGCAATGAGTGGGAAGCAAGACCGGAACTAAATGAACCCGTACACCTTCATCTACCCACAAAGAGAGTCATTCTGGCGCACACAGCTACGGATAATTGTACAACATTG GTGGATTGCATAAAGATCGTCAAGGATCTCCAGAAATTCCACATGGATACCCACGGATGGGATGATATTGGGTACAATTTCCTCGTGGGTGGCGACGGATCAGCCTACGAGGGACGTGGATGGGAAAAACAGGGGGCTCATACGAAAAACTACAACGTCAATGCCATTGGGATTGCCTTCATTGGAACATTCAATAAAGTAACACCACCCGAGGAGCAACTTCGTGCCTTCCGGAATCTCCTACAGTGGGGCATTGACAGCAAAAAACTCGATGAGATGTACAAACTCTTTGGGCATCGACAATTCTCACCCACAAGTAGCCCTGGACAGGTTCTCTACGACATCATCAAGAAATGGCCCCATTGGTCTGAGAACATCAACTAA
- the LOC129792146 gene encoding LITAF domain-containing protein, translated as MGDKNGTAPPPYGFVPPPSAPPSYAQAVGGVPPVSPFTPQTNTTVPTAIVTTVVPIGPHTTHMICPSCHAEINTQTRTEPGPIAYLSGLVIALLGCWLGCCLIPCCIDECMDVHHTCPNCKAYLGRHRR; from the exons atgGGTGATAAGAATGGAACGGCTCCGCCACCTTATGGCTTTGTACCACCCCCGAGTGCTCCACCTAGCTATGCCCAGGCGGTCGGTGGGGTACCTCCGGTGAGTCCATTCACGCCACAGACAAACACGACGGTACCAACGGCAATTGTGACCACAGTGGTCCCCATTGGACCCCACACCACTCACATGATCTGCCCCAGCTGCCATGCCGAAATTAACACGCAGACCCGCACTGAGCCAGGACCCATTGCCTACCTCAGTGGGCTCGTTATTGCACTCCTCGg atgCTGGCTAGGCTGCTGCCTAATTCCGTGCTGCATTGATGAATGTATGGATGTACATCACACATGTCCCAATTGCAAAGCATATTTGGGGCGCCATCGtcgataa